A single genomic interval of Paracoccus contaminans harbors:
- the xth gene encoding exodeoxyribonuclease III, protein MKIASFNVNGIKARLHQLTAWLPEARPDIVVLQEIKSVDEAFPSGPIEDLGWQVHTHGQKSWNGIAILSRLPVEAVRRRLPGDEADEQARYVEAVVMGDHCAVTVAGLYLPNGNPAPGPKYDYKLDWMERLRRRAAELLASEEPVVMLGDFNVIPEPRDAAHPERWAEDALFLPPTRAAFRRIVNQGWTDAIRIGDPHAGRGPFTFWDYQRQSWERDNGIRIDHILLSPQAADRMRGAGIDRDQRAGDKPSDHVPVWVELAA, encoded by the coding sequence ATGAAGATCGCCAGTTTCAATGTCAACGGCATCAAGGCGCGGCTGCACCAGCTGACCGCCTGGCTGCCCGAGGCCCGGCCCGATATCGTCGTCCTGCAGGAAATCAAGTCGGTGGACGAGGCGTTCCCATCCGGGCCGATCGAGGATCTGGGCTGGCAGGTCCACACTCATGGGCAGAAAAGCTGGAACGGCATCGCCATCCTGTCGCGCCTGCCGGTCGAGGCGGTGCGCCGCCGCCTGCCGGGGGACGAGGCGGACGAACAGGCCCGCTATGTCGAGGCGGTGGTCATGGGCGATCACTGCGCCGTCACGGTTGCGGGGCTTTATCTGCCCAACGGCAACCCCGCGCCGGGGCCGAAATACGATTACAAGCTGGACTGGATGGAACGGCTGCGCCGGCGCGCGGCCGAGCTGCTGGCCAGCGAGGAGCCTGTCGTGATGCTGGGCGATTTCAACGTCATCCCCGAGCCGCGCGACGCCGCCCACCCCGAACGCTGGGCCGAGGATGCGCTGTTCCTGCCCCCGACCCGCGCCGCCTTTCGCCGGATCGTCAACCAGGGCTGGACCGACGCGATCCGCATCGGCGATCCCCATGCCGGCCGCGGCCCGTTCACCTTCTGGGATTACCAGCGCCAGTCCTGGGAACGCGACAACGGCATCCGCATCGACCACATCCTGCTGTCGCCCCAGGCCGCCGACCGGATGCGCGGCGCGGGGATCGACCGCGACCAGCGCGCCGGCGACAAGCCCAGCGATCACGTTCCCGTCTGGGTCGAGCTGGCGGCCTGA